The region TAGTGGAGTTTTttccttattaatggagttgggaccatcagttgtgttgagcagaagtcaggttgatacacagccaacagccTATTGGACGACTGGTAGAATTCATATAATGGCaggaaccaatcagctaagggaagagaaacgagtggcacTCATTACTGAAATGAAGGGCAgtcggtccggaaaattgcaaaaattttgaatgtgtccccaagtacagttgcaaaaaccatcaaggGCTACTACCAAACTGGCTCACAGGAGGACCGCCGCaagaaaggaagaccaagagtcccctctgctgctaaaggataagttcatctgagtccccagcctcagaaatcacaagttaaaAGTAATTGTTTCCACGTTTGCCAAGCCGGGATGagcaggtggagctatgtccagccaggtgtagataacaaggatgaacaggtggagctatgtccagccaggtggagataaccaggatgaacagggtgagctatgtccagccaggtgtagatagctgggatgaacaggtggagctacgTCAAtccaggtggagataaccaggatgNNNNNNNNNNNNNNNNNNNNNNNNNNNNNNNNNNNNNNNNNNNNNNNNNNNNNNNNNNNNNNNNNNNNNNNNNNNNNNNNNNNNNNNNNNNNNNNNNNNNTAGAAGGACACTTCCTCTTAGTCTCAAACAaggtttaatatttttaaaagatttaatgGGATTTAAAAGATGAATAATCCCTTGAATGTCTAAAAGATgtggaacattttaaagtttgactGGAGTTGTTTGGTGAATGTAGGAATGAGTAGTTAGCAGTTGAAAAttgatgatttgttttaaaatgttaacactTTCTATTCACGTTAATGGGGAAAAACTTCCGGAAATCGCTGCATATTTTGCAAATTATAAGACTTATGAATATTCTGTATAGAAGCGGTAGCTGAGTCcatgtaataacagagtgtaagtTGTTATTTCCCCTTGTAGGATTAGTAAAGTATACGTTACATTAAATGTCCTAATTGAGCTGAACATATGGATGCTGGAACAAAgtttgtgttgaaaaatgtgaaaggaGTAAAGGTTTGAAAAAAGGGGAATGTAATATTCATAGTGAATTTACAAACGTTATGCCTCCAGCAATCTAAATAACTTCTTAGAAATAATAGTTAGTCGTAGAAATGTCTGTAAACTAACAGTCTGAATATTATCTATAGAATGGGAATCACAGTTGTTTTTCTGGttatttacatttcagttgCATTATGGGAGATTTATCTGCTGCTTAAACgtttaaatataaatggactgttcttagaTAGTCCCTTATAGTCTTAACAACAAGTCAAAGCGCTGTGAGATAGTACAGGAACCAAGGACACGTCATCATGGGACTGCAGGACCAGGGGTTGAACCACCATTAGGTAATTGTGTGAGACAATTAACAACGTTCTATTCTATTGGATTTATAGTTCTTTAAATTGTTGTTTGTCTTGATCAGGTGTTACATATGTGACATTTTAATTGGAGGATCTCATTAACGCTAGATAACACAGGGATCTAGTTACAAAACTGTTATTGTAAATTGTGAACCAGCACTTGGACTTGGATTAGTGAGCATCAAAAGCATCAGAAATAagtcaaaaaaacaccatacatCATAAAAAGGTTGAAAggataaatgaaatgtgttaaaGTGTCGAAACAAGCgttgtttaattatttaaaacagaAGTTTTTTTCAGAAGTTTACCAACTGAGCagctttttatgatttataagAGAAACtattctgtacttttactgtatAGCTACACAacgtatttccattttaattaaataaagtacTGCGTTGCCAGATCTTTgttattttaggtttttttttcttaagagtGGACTTACGTATGCAGCCAGCAGTCCgctggacagacagagacacacagaaatcAGAAAGACTGATGTCATCTGTGGAAAGATGATAAAGAAAGTGggtttttaattccccaaaataacatgattgattccacccaacgctctttgccaagtacaaaccTTTGTTGCCGTGGTGATTGGCTGAGATAGAGGAGAAGAACAAGCCGGTGACACTGAAAGATAACGTCACATATCTGAATACTATTAAACActcaatattaataaattagGTTCAACTTAACCCAGTTTACATCATTAATGCATCCACGGTCTGTATTTTAGCTTTACTCAACAGGAAGAAACTCTGCAATCTAGTAGAAACCAAATCTatcaaattattaataattatcatCCAACAgtcgatgatgatgatgacgatacAATGTGAACCTTCATCATACTCACATTAGTGATCTTTGTTCTGCCTGGTTTGGGTTGGAGGGAGAAGAGAGTCAAGGCCCTTATACACCTTGGAAAGGGGCGGGGCTTATCCATGATTGACAGGTTATGCAGTGCTGCAGGTAGAGATGTGATATACTTATTTAACGAGTAAATGTCCGGATCAGTGCTGGATGACGGTGTCTGGATGTAATGaacattgtgtttcttttattaacCACAGCGTGACACAGGATCTCTTCATGATGATATCTGCTGATCCTCTCTGGTGACAAGgataaatattattaatattattaatgttattaatcaAAACAGACGCTCAAGCTTCTCTCCCAAGCAGGATCACAACACGAgcattaaccctcgtgttggaCCCGGGTCAGTATTCGACTGCATAGCTCTACTAGCCCTACTCAGCCCACTGCTTTGTTTAAATTTGGaccttttattcaattttatagcattaaataaatatttgttttacaatagaacgttgaaaaaaatcttcaaaaacagacagaaacattggaaaaagtgacaaaaaatctttgaaaaaagaatacattacaCGGTcgacgtgaagacaacacaagggttaaatgctaaataaacaATGTTAAATTCATGTATTAGACAGGGACCGTGGACAGTAAATAACATCGCTGTAAATtaaccagaattagccaaaaagctatttttcatctgttgtCCCTGAACACATCTTAAAATGATctaccttaaaaaaaacaataagaaattACAGtgaacaacacaaatataaagacAGTAAAACAGATAGAACTCTTCAAATCCTGTTGACAAATACAGGGTACAAGTTTACCATAATACCGACATTAgggtaaaaatatatatatatatatatatatatagatatatatatatatatatacttatattcTTATACTATATAGTTAAGATTTATTGGATCGTGCACGGAGCTCGGGAAGGACCAAACCTCCTAGAGGTGTCTCAGTGAGCAAATAACTGACATTAAAAGTTAATCGTTGATTCaatatttattcagcaaaacaCTCAGCTTTCCCANNNNNNNNNNNNNNNNNNNNNNNNNNNNNNNNNNNNNNNNNNNNNNNNNNNNNNNNNNNNNNNNNNNNNNNNNNNNNNNNNNNNNNNNNNNNNNNNNNNNGTAGGTTCCCACCATTTCCTTAAGTGCATAGATACATAGATCAGTACCATGCTTGGCCTTGAAACCAAACTGGTTATCCgaactatacaaataaacacacaacctATCTAATAAAATTCTTTCCAGGACTTTTGATAATACAAAGCAAAGCAATAGCTAAAGCAATAGGTCTATAATTATCCACACTCCCCACCTTCCCTGCTTTTTCCTTAATAACAGGCACCAGTGTAATGGACAACAGAGAGTCTGGTAACACCCCATGAGACATAAAACCAGTAAAACAAATGGCAAGGAGAACTGCAACCCTCGGGCTGGCCCACTTCAGGTGCTCTGCAGTAATATGATCTGATCCGCTAGCTTTATTATCAGCTAGCTGTGTCAAAGCTAGATGGATCTCATTGGCTGTAATTCCAACTTTTTCACCATAGACGACATGGCCAACTTCATACGGTTCACTATCAACACAATTAAAGAGGTCAAAATAATGTTGCCTCCACAACTCTGCTATGTTCTCAGCCCCAGAGACCCCCTCTACGTTGCATGGTAATGATGTACTGTTCACTGTCCATAATGCACAGTGAGCTTTTCTTCACGAAACCAAGTGACTCCAAAGAGAATCTGACTGAACCTGTTTTACCAGCCGGTTGCTTTAGTTCCTCTCATCGTCAGCCAAGTGAAGCATGATTCAGAATCTCGTTCATGATGATGCTTGATGAATTCTGTCTGAGAGATGTCACTCATACGTACCTTTTGTAACCCAACCCTCAATCTCtgaaacctaactgtcccgttcttgtgtCCCGTGTCAATTAAACGTCCCGAACCAGATCTCCAACACGTGAAACACCGTTGGGTTAGACGCTAAAGGAGCCACTACACCTGACCTAGCATCACTTTTAGACGCGCTGGCAGGCCTGTATTCAGGATTTTAGCAATACGGAGGGGGTTAACTCAGTCCAGTAGGTCAGTTAGGACAGAAGACAAACAACTTGTCTCATTTAAGGTGGTTTATCAAAGCTGCAATGATAATAATAGAAACTTGTAACAAGGATTCTTCCGGTTTGAGAAGCCACGGTCAGCGGGTTGCTGTTactctgtctcccccccccccccccccccaaagaatGCAGTTCAAAAGTCACAGCTCAATGTATGACAATGTGGAagctattgtgattggttaatccTAGGGTGGGAGGCTCCCTCGGTTTAAACTTTTGGTTTCTCCTGGTTGGTGCTCAGACTGGTCCCAGCCTCTTGGCCCTCCACCCATCAATGCCGAGGACAACACCTCCCTTCCCTTTTTGTGATCACAAAATCCAACGTCCCCCCAGGTCAGGACAGTATCTCGAACTTGTTGGGTTGCTCTAATTGGAGTCTTGCATTTCCagctctatctccacagcgctgcagaggaactAGTCTGATTGGTTCTGGTGTGTTTGTTCATACAGTGTGCCCCCCCCTGCCCTCCTGATTGGACTCAGTTTGGCTCTCGCTGTTTCAGATACTACAGCATGCCAAAGACCTGGGCCAATGCGGAGGTACAGCACTTCTATCTATTTTTACACATGTATGCTTCATACTACTCAGTGTGCTACAAATGGACTTTAACATTTTCCCTGCAGAACTTCACAGTAACAGAATATGTTTTACTGTGTTATATTAATAGTTTTACTGCAGtacaggatctgaatacttcttcccaCCACTGATACCAGTgattaaaagtattgaaatgtCCCCTCTGACTGTATAATTGCTCTAAGAtctgttaataatgttttaCCCTGATGATATTGTCTCCATTAGACCACCTGCCTCGCTGCTGGAGGGAATCTGGCTTCCATCCACTCAGCTGCAGAACATAAATATATCAGAGACTACATTAACCAAGTGTCCACTGCAAACACATTCTCCTGGATCGGAGGCACTGACGCCGTGACGGTGAGACTTTCATcatcaaacaggaagtgatgtcactgGTCTCTCAACCTGTTCTCATTAAGAATTTGTAAATAACCTGTAGCTGTGACAATTAAAACTCTgtaatctgtttgttttccatgtatttattattattatatattattgaCTGCTGCTATGTAAGAGTGTGTAGatcctcaggaggggggggggggggggttggatcctaaaacaccagactttcaccaggagacaggtgttcatgtcctggagaagttaaggagaaaactgCTGAAATAAACTACAAAGACAGCAAACCctaactgtcatgtgacctcatttcactttgactttaacCCACTCTGTCTCCTCCAGGAGGGTACGTGGATGTGGTCTGATGGATCCAAATTCAACTTTGTCGACTTCAATGCGGGGGACCCTAACGGCGGTGTAGCGGAGAACTGTCTGGTGATTAACATTGGGGGTAAGAACACATTCTTGTTGTATGTTGCAGTCTTTAATATAGAGGTTGGACGTTGAATGTAAGTCATTGGTTgtgaactctctctctctctctctctctctctctacagtaACCGGCTGGTACGACTTGGCATGTTTCGTTCCATTTACTTTTGTGTGCTCCAAGGACAGCGTGCAACCCTAGactgttattaataataatataatattaatattaatattaatgacaGAGCATGGTCTCGttatggtctcaattgctagttttaagtcttctgcaacacagaatgatcaTTTTATGAATTATGGTCTGGTTGACTcgtccctctctcccccttctaTCCTCATTCtatcctccctctctcctcctatcctccctctctcctcccctctcctccttccctcctccctctcatctaaaatcatcacatcaTCAACCAGGATGGCTGAGCCCGTAACGGCAATCTCGCCGACTCATAGCAAATCCCCACAAACCGATGGGTGTTATCACACCTGCTCTGTTCattaatattatacagtctCTGCATCACCCCAACGCTCCATCATGAAGCCTCTAcatctctaatctctatcattgattcatctctaatctctatcattgattcatctctaatctctatcattgatgcatctctaatctctatcattgatttatctctaatctctatcattgattcatctctaatctctatcattgatttatctctaatctctatcattgactcatctctaatctctatcattaattcatctctaatctctatcattgattcatctctatgtgaaatgtcaaattaaaaaataaaagtgtatatTTTATCAGAGCTTTCTGTGATCAAAGAGGAGAATACAACAGTAATAACACTTCATAATACCTATTAATAATTCATATAGTCCTCTGGTTTAATGAACtggtttctttttattctttaaactgatgtgttgtgttctttattCATCTGATTTCCTTTACTATATAATCAACTAAGCAttcaaaaatgaaagacataTAGTCTCAAACAGTGTCTggtcctgttgttgttttctaaaaGGGACAAATCATTCATATTtaccctggggggggggggggggggggggggggggggggggggttgtgaaGATAAGAGCTGATGTCAGTGaggtattatatatatacatgctgtatatgtactgtataatgtgGATATACATAAACACTATATCAACGATACAAAACTTAAACCCAGACACATGAACGCGACCCCCCCAACATCACCAGACACCTTTCGGACATTAACTGGGGCAAGGTATAATAACTTTAGTTGGAGTCTACCAAGGTTTTTATGTTCCTAATTGGTTTCTTGTTACTTGATTGAAAGATATATTTGGGTATCtgccagggctgtagtcaagaccacctttgtcgagtccaagacaagtccaagaccaggactagtcgagtccaagtcaaaaccgagtccaaagaggttcaagtccgagtcaagaccgagtccaaagaggttcgagtccaagtcaagacccagtccaggacagaaaaaaaggtcttatgcacgACAGTATCAAGAAaatcaatttgggttatttgttgatataaaagcaaaaactgtTTCACAACACACAGGATTTATGAGTAAAGCCATTCCTCTTGATATCATCTGGTGATAACTCATAATAGCTACATAGacaatactgctacagtagtactagtactgagcatttgaacAACTAAATTACAACATAGCTTCACTCCAGTTGTAGTGTAGAAAGGAAGTCCCCAGTATTACAGAGTGTAGccctatggttggtttatggcttccctaaaaaaatattgtattctaTTGTTATTTGGACGTGGGTTATTAGGGAAtgcaaatacatgtattttcagaaaccattaaagtttggttaaacaacaatgaacagaatgtaaattaacatgtgtttgttttatttgagacaaattgcagaattttaaaataaatccatcagGAAGATGTTGTTTagggaacacacaaacacacacagctggctcGGCAATGTTAGCTTGAATCCCCTAGCATAAAAAACGGGCTAACTATCACAAGTTAGCTTTTttataacgtaacaaaaaccctCCCATGTCGTAAGAGCAAAGCTTATTTCAAGTAATAAAATGACGGCTCAAAAGGAGCACTAACGCCACAGGTCTGATGTTGACAACGTGGACGCAGATATTGGAAACTCCGAAGGCAGCCGTTATATTTACAGATAAACTAAGCGAACGCTggtgcgctaacgttagcaaacattGGCGTAgtgttagctagctgtctacACTTGTAAAAAGCCGAACAGTATCCCCACCTGAACGGTttttactttccctccaatattatcatcaacaaaataaagacacctggggcctgttgcacaaaactaggataagggattaagccgggattttattaattattaacagatgatattaatgtagtgatattccagatgatattaatatagtgatattccagatgatattaatgtagtgatattccagatgatattaatttAGTTAtgttcccagatgatattaatggcagactaGTCAGAGACCACtgttggtttcataaccttctcaataagtCTTACATCACCGGAGTAATAACGTGGTCTATATACAGTACGCACAATGGTTTCTTCATCTGTTTATTTTGGTGCAGTCAcctgtcagaagaataaaaaaacatgaatattgttttacatatgctcacagcatgtattgaagtcacttacttatttttctagttgttgtccctttctgattgttctgtctgaacattaattgtacaaagaattagatatagcttataAAGATtagtgcatatggttgtaaaacatgttcttgcattgtgaataagggtttgaaattaagcctagagtccttagggtccattttttattattattattattattattggggtccatttcccgaggaacattattccctctgctcacttttaaggcaaaggctgaataataatacattttatttatatagtgctttacatggtaggctagtcaaagacactttatagtaaaaccagcacatttatcaaataaaaaaagaaacatgaaactagcatatttacagcaattaaaacacagtgtatcctacaactttgtaacaatgtggagtgactatagcctaaggagatatttttacatccatacacatgttgggctttttctctccgtttgataagagctaAGAATAACTAGAGAAAGAAGATAagaatttccctttttgcatattcttcccctcctcgttactttccatataagctgctgctcattgggtgaaacatacgGCGCATGCGTATTCTCATCTCTGCATCTGTAAATCTGGGATtgataccgtggtctatgtgagaaagccgtgaacgtgcacttatcccagctatctacacctggctggacatagctccaccNNNNNNNNNNNNNNNNNNNNNNNNNNNNNNNNNNNNNNNNNNNNNNNNNNNNNNNNNNNNNNNNNNNNNNNNNNNNNNNNNNNNNNNNNNNNNNNNNNNNCAGTCAAATCCAGGCCAATCCAGGCCAATCCAGGCCAATCCAGGCCAATCCAGGCCAACAAGCAGCGTCGGGGGTGACGCGTTACAAAAGGAACGCTTTCACAGtaaagtactgtaaatattataaatagtGACTTTTAATCCCATAACTCgttaaattgacattttacaacaatgccaAACTTCCCAAAACAGTAAGGTtcttttaagtatttattatttttattattttcattctcCTAATCACCTATTGTACTTTAATTATCTATTCATACAGCTGGAGTggctttgcatattcatatcaATTATACTAAATATAatgaataatctatgatgtattaaagtggataaagagactttattgatccacaattcaatgtgtatatatatatatatatatatttataaatatgacTTTATGTGATATACATTTGGTTATTTGAAAGTTTCTACCGCGACAAATCCCAGATGTCTTCTGGGAAACAGAGTTCATTTAAGCTGATGGACAAATGTCTCGGTTgtctcaaaacaaaaagtccTTTTTCTAAAAAAGCTTCACGTGTAGTTTGTTCACTTCATTAGCAAAAACAGAACCAAAGTAAACCAGCGTCCCTGTTCCCTGTGAGTCTCAGACCCTCGGCAGTGTCCCTTTAAAACTAGATCACTACGTCCCGTTAAATATGCAAGTTAGTCCCAAAAACGTTGGAAATGTTGAGTTGAAACGGGCCGTTTCTCACTCGCTGTTGAACTTTGAGTCTATGAAAGCGCCTAAGCAGAAaaaaatttatatatatatatatatatatatatatatatatatatatatatatatatatatatatatatatatatatatatatacacacaggaCTCGGATTTGTCGCGTACTCGCTAGtgtttggactcagacttgtctcggtcttggCCACAGGTCTTGCCAGGAGGTAATAAAGACTACCTCCAGTAGTCTTTATTATGTAGATGATAATATGAGGGAAGTGAAACCCAGAATGAtggtcttgatactgtcatgcataagacctttattctgtcctggactcggtcttgacttagactcaaacctctttggactctgtcgtgacttggactcgactagtcctggtcttggattTGTCTTGggctcgactaaggtggtcttgactacagccctgtaGTACATGCAACCCCCCCCCGACATCTCTTCATTAATGCACGCATAGTCCTGAGCATGTGGGTGTAGTTCACTGTGTTGTTCATTGTGTGTAGTtcagtgtgtgtagttcagtgtgtgtagttcagtgtgtgtggttcagtgtgtgtagttcagtgtgtgtagttcagtgtgtgtagttcagtgtgtgtggttcagtgtgtgtagttcagtgtgtgtagttcagtctgtgtagttcagtgtgtgtggttcagtgtgtgtagttcagtgtgtgtagttcagtgtgtgtagttcagtgtgtgtagttcagtgtgtgtagttcagtgtGTGTAACAACtaaacagagtgtaaactgtAAGTTCCCTTTGTGGAACTAATAAAGGAATCTTATAACAATAGAAAGCGGCTATGCAGAAACAAATATACATacgtgtttgtgtatatatatatatatatatatatatatatatataNNNNNNNNNNNNNNNNNNNNNNNNNNNNNNNNNNNNNNNNNNNNNNNNNNNNNNNNNNNNNNNNNNNNNNNNNNNNNNNNNNNNNNNNNNNNNNNNNNNNNNNNNNNNNNNNNNNNNNNNNNNNNNNNNNNNNNNNNNNNNNNNNNNNNNNNNNNNNNNNNNNNNNNNNNNNNNNNNNNNNNNNNNNNNNNNNNNNNNNNNNNNNNNNNNNNNNNNNNNNNNNNNNNNNNNNNNNNNNNNNNNNNNNNNNNNNNNNNNNNNNNNNNNNNNNNNNNNNcccccccccccccagcacacaCCTCGTTTGATTGACAAGCACCATGTGGCACATAGCTGGAGGGGCAACTGATAGCCCCCGCTGCTGATTCCCTTAAAAAGCCATGGGCCGCCGGGCTGAGAGTCCAGCCCGATGCTCTCAGGGCTATTCTGGGACGTCCCGTTATAACCTTCAGCGTGGACCAGGGAAAACCAGCAGAAAGCTGCCTCAAAACCTCTAAAAGAGCCTAAAACCTGAATggagtgtggtgtgtgtggacGTCTGGGTGGGGAAGCAGCGGGAATCGATCCGCCGCCCGTCGGTCACAATCACACCTTAACTTGAGAAAGAGGAGACTTACTTGTCTGCACAAGGATGCCTGGGGTGCCCGGGGTCGGGCTGTCTTCGGGGGAAAACCCAAAATCTCTTTATCCAGTTTAGTCACGAAATCCAAAAGGAGGAAAGTGGAGCCTCGAAGGACCGCCGACGCCAGAAAACAGAACTACAGTGAGCGCTGTAGTTGTGTTGTTCTCCTGACAGCGGGTCCACCAGCCGAGGCTTCCAGGCTGGGAACGCTGACTCTGCTCGGAGGGGCGGCCGGGCGCCGGGGGCTTTATACCCCGGTGACATCACAAGGGGCGGGGCCTGCCATTGGTCAGCCCGCAGGAAGACATGTCATGCACCTCGTCACAGTCGCTTTATCCTTCATGAtgaggagagatggagagatggagagatagatgtagatgtgtgtgtgtgagtgtgggtgtgtttgtgtgtgtgtctctgtgtgagtttgtgagtgtgatatgtgtgtgtgtgtgtgtgtgtgtgtgtgtgtgtgtgtgtgtgtNNNNNNNNNNNNNNNNNNNNNNNNNNNNNNNNNNNNNNNNNNNNNNNNNNNNNNNNNNNNNNNNNNNNNNNNNNNNNNNNNNNNNNNNNNNNNNNNNNNNTCGTC is a window of Etheostoma cragini isolate CJK2018 chromosome 11, CSU_Ecrag_1.0, whole genome shotgun sequence DNA encoding:
- the LOC117952763 gene encoding galactose-specific lectin nattectin-like; protein product: MPKTWANAETTCLAAGGNLASIHSAAEHKYIRDYINQVSTANTFSWIGGTDAVTEGTWMWSDGSKFNFVDFNAGDPNGGVAENCLVINIGVTGWYDLACFVPFTFVCSKDSVQP